The Nitrospirota bacterium region TCTACACCACAACTGAATAACCATCGTCTTTATAATGGAGTTATTTTAACCTATTGTCCGATTATATTGTAACTATTGCACTTTATGAGAAAAATAACCCATAAGTATAAAACCCTTGTCAATAATATCCTTTCTCATGGACAACAACTCGAACCACCGTGCCTCCTTATTCTTTCTATGTTTATTTTAGCAGCCCCATAATAAATGACATATTGAAAATATTATTTTTTAAAAGATGTCAATAAACATTGAAAATTGACCCATCATCGGTGTAGAATTTTGATATAACAAATTTGTATGAATAAACGCATAAATATAAAAGATTTGTTCGTTGCCGTTGTGTTTTTATTGGCTTTTATATCAGGCATATTGGCAGATGCGTATATGCTTGATAAACTTAACATTATGAATAACATAACGGGGCGTGCTGGAATATTTATATTGGTTGGTGTTCCGATAATGCTTGCAGCTGGAATATGTATCCCATTAATTAAATTCCTAAAAATCAATACAGGCAACTTTACAACATTTCAGTACATAATTAATGTGCAGGGAAAATTGCTTGTGTTGTTTTTGATATTTGGTGTTATAGGACTTTTTCTTTATTTGTATTTTTTTTACTGAATTATCAAACACAAACGTCTAAAGAACGGCATCAGGCGGTTGTGGTTGTAAAATTAATGTCTAAATCGCCACAATTAAAAGGTTTAAATTACAGGGCTTTGAGCGGAACGTGTTTTTCTTTTTTTACGTGTGATTTTTTACAGAATGGTTTATTAAGAAGACTTTATCTTCTTCAGTTTAGATTTCATTGATGTTTTTAGGTGTTTTGTGATATGATAACCATCATATATCATCACTTTATAGCTATTATTCGATAAACATTCTACAACTATTTGTAAGCAGACTAAGGAGAAGAATTCTATGGGAAACGATGAAATAGTCGTCGTAGCGTACGTGAGCGCAAAAGCCGGCCTGGAGGACGAGGTAAAGGAAGAGCTTCTGGCACTTATTGAGCCAACGAGGAAAGAAGACGGGTGCATAGGGTACTATCTCCACCATGACGTGGAAAGCAAAGGGCGATTCATGTTTTACGAAATCTGGCGTAGCATGGAAGACATTAATGCGCACTTTCAGACCCCCCACGTCACAAACATCGTGGGGAAATCCGATCGGCTTTTAGATGAACCGATAAAAATAACAATGTGGAAAAAGCTTGATAAACACTAAGGCACCAGGCACGAATAACTTGCTCATTTAGCAACTCAACTTTCGCAGTAAGATAACATAAATATAGCAAGAGATATTTTTATTACAAAGGATCCTATAAGTATGAAAGTGTGTTAGTATGAAACTTATAGTGTGTAAAACCATAGATCGAAACTCCTGCAAACGATTTTAAGGCTTTATATGCAGAAGGTAATGTGTTTTATCTTTAAGACATATACTACATTTTAAAGGGTTTTGAGCAACATGAACACAGACCAGAACTGATGTCGGCTTTACTGTAAACTATTTCCCCCGCTCTTTATCGGCTTTTGCTTCTTACATAAATCTTTATCGGAGTCCCTTTAAACGGATACTCTTTTCGTATCATACCCTCTATGTAACGTATGTGATGGTCTCTGACAGCCTCCTTGTAGTTTACAAAGATTGTAAACTGGGGAGGATTTATATCAACCTGAGTCATGTAAAACACACGGGTCTGCTTACCCTTATGAAGTGGCAGCGCACGGTTTATCATCTCCGAAAGATTGTTTAACAGCCCCGTTGTTACTCTCAGTGTCCGCTGTTCCATGACCTCATCAATAATTGGAAACACCTTGGTTATTCGCTGTTTATTTATACCGGATGTAGTTAAAACTGATGCATATTTGGCAAAATTTAACTCTCGTTCAATTAGGTCCTGAAATTCGTGGAATGCCTTTTCTGGCTCTTCTAAAAGATCCCACTTGTTTACCAAAATAATCATTCCTTTTCCAGCTTTGTCTATGAGGCTTGCAATCTTTTTGTCCTGCTCGACAACCCCTGCTGTGGCATCAATTACTAAGATTACCACATCCGCCCTCTCTATGCTCCGTATTGCGCGTATTGAGGAAAACCTCTCTACGTCATAAGTTATCCGGTTTTTCTTTCTAAGCCCTGCCGTATCTACCAGCATATACTTACGCCCATAGAAACTGCACAGACTGTCCACAGAGTCGCGGGTTGTGCCGCTAACGGCACTTACTATCATCTTCTCTTTTCCCAGCAGAGCATTTACAAGGGTTGATTTGCCAACGTTTGGCCGCCCAACTATTGCCACCCTCGGATAATCCGACGGCGGCTCTTCATAATAGGACTCCGGCTTAAAACGGCTTATGACTTCATCCATGTACTCATCAAAGTTAAAAGCGTGCTCGCCGGAAACCGGTATAACTGAAGCCCCAAGCGGATAGAAATCCGGTATTCGTCCGGTATTTTTAGGGCTGTCTATTTTATTAACAACCCAGATAATCTCCTTGTTGTATTTTCTGATGACTGAGGCAAGCTCTAAATCTCCTGGCGTAAGCCCATCCTTGCCGTCAAGAACCTGAACAATTACATCGGCCTCCTCAAGGCCAATCAGAGCGTGATCCCTGACCATGGTCAAAAGTTCGTCCTCATCACCTATAATGAACCCGCCGGTATCAATAACCGCAAACTTTCTGCCCTCCCACTCTGCCTCTCCGTATATTCTGTCCCGCGTTACGCCGGGCTCATCTTTGACGATAGCGGTGCGGCTTTTGGTCATCCGGTTAAAGATGGTAGATTTCCCCACGTTTTGCCTGCCGGCTAATACTACAATTGGTTTAGGCATTATGAGGCCACTTCAAATATAAAATCTATTTCTACCGGTGAATTAAGGGGAAGTGAGACGGCGCCGACAGCAGCCCGTGCATGCAGCCCGTTTTCTCCCAAAATCTGAAACAGTAAATCCGATGCCCCATTTATCACCTCAGGATGTCTGTAAAAATCCTCCCCGCATGATACAAAACCTGTCACTTTTACACACCTCCTGATTTTATCCAAACTACCGATTGCATCTTTGACAATGGCAAGGGCATTTAGCACAACCGTAGCGGCATCCTCTTTACCATCTTCAATGGTTATTTCGCGCCCTACCCTGCCGACTCTCGTAAGTTTCCCGTCTCTGAATGGGAGCACTCCGCTTAAAAATAGCAGATTTCCGGCCGCCACACAAGTTACGTAGGAGGCCACTGGTTTTGGAGCCTGTGGGAGAGTTAATCCCATAGATGAAATCCGTGCTTCAACACTCATAGTTTGTTGACGTATTATAACATTAAGTACTGTGTATAAGAAATAGATAAGGAAATAGGTAAGGGAAAGTAGTAAGAGAGGGCGCTGCCCGCTAAACAGACGAGAAGATTAAAAGATTTATTAAATCTATTTTTACTATCCATTTTGAATTCTCTTCTCTGTCTGAAAAGGCACTAACCTTTGTAGCTAACAAGCTTTTCTTACAGCTTGATGAAAGAGAGTCGTAATTGACTGCCAGTGAAAGAGGTGTGGAATTAGTCCGGATAGCTGCCATAATCTATACGTATTCCGCAATCGCTACAGTTTATAAACTCCTCTCCTTCGCACTTGACATAGATAATCAGCCCGCAACTGCCGCATACGACACGTAATCCGTCTTTATCTCTTATAACAGCCGAGGTTATATGATTCCCTCTGATAGCAATTATAGAGACTGGGTACCGACGTATATTAAGCGGTTGTCCGCAGTGATTACACATATGCTCGTCCGTGTCAAAGGATATGACGTTATCGCTCTGGCAGTTAGAACACACGGTATGATAGTTATCGTCAAGGCCATACCTCAGATAGTATTTATATACGTTTAAATCCATGCTCCTTCTCCAAATTATCATCAACCCATTTTAGAACCATTTCCGCAATTTTAATGCATCCTCATACATATCTTTATCAACCTGCATATAATCACCAGGATACCGTGTTTCAACAGCATAGTTTGTTAAAAGTTTTGCTCTGTGTAGTTTTTGTGGGAGTTTTATATTTACCGTATCAAGCAAGTCAATAAGGTAGGATATGTCGTGAGCCCTGTTAAAATTTATTTCGTTTATGACACACACAGCTTTCAAAGCCTTTTCAACAGCCTGTTGTGCATCAAAGCAAATATCCTCGTATAGTATTTCATCAGAAACCTTACCAAGGCGGGCACGGGCAAGGTTACTTTTCGCTCTTTTAAGCCATTCCCTTGCTTTCAGGATATTTTTCATAGATAACCTTCCCATTTTTATCTGCCTCGTAGTAAATCATGTACGGGTCGTCTTT contains the following coding sequences:
- a CDS encoding RidA family protein; its protein translation is MSVEARISSMGLTLPQAPKPVASYVTCVAAGNLLFLSGVLPFRDGKLTRVGRVGREITIEDGKEDAATVVLNALAIVKDAIGSLDKIRRCVKVTGFVSCGEDFYRHPEVINGASDLLFQILGENGLHARAAVGAVSLPLNSPVEIDFIFEVAS
- a CDS encoding antibiotic biosynthesis monooxygenase, giving the protein MGNDEIVVVAYVSAKAGLEDEVKEELLALIEPTRKEDGCIGYYLHHDVESKGRFMFYEIWRSMEDINAHFQTPHVTNIVGKSDRLLDEPIKITMWKKLDKH
- the der gene encoding ribosome biogenesis GTPase Der, with product MPKPIVVLAGRQNVGKSTIFNRMTKSRTAIVKDEPGVTRDRIYGEAEWEGRKFAVIDTGGFIIGDEDELLTMVRDHALIGLEEADVIVQVLDGKDGLTPGDLELASVIRKYNKEIIWVVNKIDSPKNTGRIPDFYPLGASVIPVSGEHAFNFDEYMDEVISRFKPESYYEEPPSDYPRVAIVGRPNVGKSTLVNALLGKEKMIVSAVSGTTRDSVDSLCSFYGRKYMLVDTAGLRKKNRITYDVERFSSIRAIRSIERADVVILVIDATAGVVEQDKKIASLIDKAGKGMIILVNKWDLLEEPEKAFHEFQDLIERELNFAKYASVLTTSGINKQRITKVFPIIDEVMEQRTLRVTTGLLNNLSEMINRALPLHKGKQTRVFYMTQVDINPPQFTIFVNYKEAVRDHHIRYIEGMIRKEYPFKGTPIKIYVRSKSR